Proteins from a genomic interval of Bacteroidia bacterium:
- a CDS encoding PD40 domain-containing protein, translating into MKKHFNIIFLFVIFCFVCAENVIAVEDKNNELKDLIDEGNKLLTKGQFSSAIAIWQKVLEQDSENANANFKMGLCYFNSIDEQSKALVYFRKSTKNLKEKYDFNNNDEKSAPYDALYFLGCTYLTIGESDSAIFTFLKYDDQFAGNAPIPVDRVIRNCINSKNALKNPRDIVLKNPGKNINSLYSETNPVITLDNSIIFFATRRDSKEGNKTISNITGKFDQDIYYSIKDASGKWEKSLPFKWNTNNDEAPLCLSSDGLTLYLYVDDDGQKDIFESRYIDKVWSKPEPVSKINSSANETGVTISADGKYLYFCSDREGGNGKYDIYQCVKSGKNWGKPKNIGKEINTSNSEISPFINPDGKTLFFSSNGYFAGLGGYDIYYSELKDNGTWTKPESMGYPINTNYDDVNYYIIGGQTRYYSTIREEKDSYDIYKIEGGGFAIENIDANSQVVTLTKEMAVTDILEVEKTVEKEIEVIETIETTVEVIREVELVDIEKEKMKMDSIYALARSEAQIEKQKLEADKIRAEAERIKAEIDSKKIEADKMKADAEIKKAEAEIAKQSAIKAAADAAKAKSDAIIAAAQKSKDDLAKAKVEAELKKSESLLAQSNALKAKAEADKAKSEEAKIKIEADKLKLATDKAKADESILLLKNQLAETEKPKYEALKIQAEATKSKAEADKLKSLELIAAAQKIKDEAVIAKVEITKANASAKLADAQKAKDDAIKVKADLEIKKAEALQTQSISLKAKAEADKAKSEELKSKTEADKAKSESDKAKAVESALILKNQLAETEKPKYEALKIQAEADKLKAQELLSRAQKAKDDATIAKAEATKANAEILKAKADIAISEKAKADAVKADADAKKAAVNLEIAKANAEAKKAKLEILKLQPQKK; encoded by the coding sequence ATGAAAAAACACTTTAATATAATTTTCTTATTTGTTATCTTTTGTTTTGTTTGTGCAGAGAATGTTATTGCTGTAGAAGATAAAAATAATGAATTAAAAGATTTAATTGATGAAGGAAATAAACTTTTAACTAAAGGGCAATTCAGCTCAGCAATTGCAATATGGCAAAAAGTACTTGAACAGGATTCTGAAAATGCTAATGCCAATTTTAAAATGGGGTTGTGTTATTTTAATTCAATTGATGAGCAATCAAAAGCTCTTGTGTATTTTAGAAAGTCAACAAAAAATTTAAAAGAAAAATATGATTTTAATAATAATGATGAAAAATCAGCTCCTTACGATGCCTTGTATTTTTTAGGATGCACATATTTAACTATTGGAGAGTCTGATAGTGCAATTTTTACTTTTCTTAAATATGATGATCAGTTTGCAGGTAATGCTCCGATTCCTGTTGACAGAGTAATTAGAAATTGTATTAATTCAAAAAATGCTCTTAAAAACCCAAGAGATATTGTCTTAAAAAATCCAGGTAAAAATATCAATTCACTTTATTCTGAAACTAATCCGGTTATAACACTTGATAATTCTATTATATTTTTTGCTACCAGAAGAGATTCAAAAGAAGGAAATAAAACAATAAGCAATATAACGGGTAAATTTGATCAGGATATATATTATTCTATAAAAGATGCTTCAGGAAAATGGGAAAAGTCTTTACCATTTAAATGGAATACTAACAATGATGAAGCTCCTTTGTGTCTTTCATCAGATGGCTTAACATTATATTTATATGTTGATGATGATGGTCAGAAAGATATTTTTGAGAGCCGGTATATTGATAAAGTATGGAGTAAGCCTGAGCCTGTTTCAAAAATAAATTCTTCTGCAAATGAAACTGGTGTTACGATTTCTGCCGATGGTAAATATCTTTATTTTTGCAGTGATCGCGAAGGAGGTAATGGTAAATATGACATTTACCAATGTGTTAAATCGGGTAAGAATTGGGGGAAACCAAAAAATATTGGCAAAGAAATAAATACTTCAAATAGTGAAATTTCACCTTTTATTAATCCAGACGGAAAAACACTTTTCTTTAGTTCAAATGGTTATTTTGCAGGATTGGGTGGTTATGATATTTATTATTCTGAATTAAAAGATAATGGGACATGGACAAAACCAGAATCTATGGGTTATCCGATAAATACAAATTATGATGATGTTAATTATTATATTATAGGTGGTCAGACCAGATACTATTCAACAATTCGTGAAGAAAAAGATAGTTACGATATTTATAAAATTGAAGGAGGTGGGTTTGCTATTGAAAATATTGATGCTAACAGTCAGGTTGTAACATTGACCAAAGAAATGGCTGTGACTGACATACTTGAAGTTGAAAAAACTGTTGAAAAGGAAATAGAAGTTATTGAAACAATAGAAACAACAGTAGAAGTAATTAGAGAAGTTGAGCTTGTTGATATTGAAAAAGAAAAAATGAAAATGGACTCTATTTATGCTCTTGCCAGAAGTGAAGCCCAGATTGAAAAACAAAAGTTAGAAGCAGATAAAATTCGTGCAGAAGCTGAAAGGATTAAAGCAGAAATAGATAGCAAAAAAATTGAAGCTGATAAAATGAAAGCTGATGCTGAAATTAAAAAGGCAGAAGCTGAAATTGCAAAACAAAGTGCAATAAAAGCTGCTGCTGATGCCGCTAAAGCTAAGTCAGATGCTATAATTGCAGCAGCTCAGAAATCAAAGGATGATTTGGCAAAAGCAAAAGTTGAAGCTGAATTAAAGAAAAGCGAATCTTTGTTGGCACAATCAAATGCATTAAAGGCAAAAGCTGAAGCAGATAAAGCAAAAAGCGAAGAAGCAAAAATAAAGATTGAAGCCGACAAACTTAAGTTGGCTACTGATAAAGCAAAAGCAGATGAGTCAATTTTATTATTGAAAAATCAGTTAGCAGAAACAGAGAAACCAAAATATGAAGCCTTAAAAATTCAGGCAGAAGCAACAAAATCTAAAGCAGAGGCTGATAAATTGAAATCTCTGGAATTAATTGCAGCAGCTCAAAAAATAAAGGACGAAGCAGTTATTGCAAAAGTAGAAATAACAAAAGCTAATGCAAGTGCTAAGTTGGCTGATGCGCAAAAGGCAAAAGATGATGCCATAAAGGTTAAAGCGGATTTGGAAATTAAAAAAGCTGAGGCTTTGCAAACTCAATCAATTTCATTAAAAGCAAAAGCTGAAGCAGACAAAGCAAAGAGTGAGGAATTAAAATCAAAAACAGAAGCTGATAAAGCAAAGTCTGAGTCAGATAAAGCTAAAGCAGTAGAGTCAGCACTAATTTTGAAGAATCAACTTGCTGAAACAGAAAAACCTAAATACGAAGCTTTAAAAATACAGGCAGAAGCTGATAAATTAAAAGCCCAGGAATTGCTTTCAAGAGCGCAAAAAGCTAAAGATGATGCTACTATTGCGAAAGCTGAGGCAACAAAAGCTAATGCCGAAATATTAAAAGCAAAAGCTGATATTGCTATTTCTGAAAAAGCCAAAGCCGATGCTGTAAAAGCTGATGCTGATGCAAAAAAAGCAGCTGTCAACTTAGAGATTGCAAAAGCAAATGCAGAAGCTAAAAAGGCAAAGTTGGAAATATTAAAACTTCAACCGCAAAAAAAATAA
- a CDS encoding fibronectin type III domain-containing protein, with translation MKTILIFTLLLTVISNNLLSQIFPASLVGRWTFENISNLTQATMGNDLVLNGSHTLVPGIIAGDNAVSIGAGSYYTCNHGIAANGGGTTVNEYSIMYDFMITDPMIWHCFYQTNMTNSNDGEVFINTSGNIGISSTGYTGYSVQSNTWHRLVIVVDLGASFKYYMDGHLILNATSQAVNGRFSLDIPSVLFFADDNGEDNTINVSQIALFNAPLNDNEVSQLGGLINSNIMPYLQSPTPNSMYISWNSYDISSTKVEYGTTPALGNITTGSYESISTNRWHTVKLNGLLPATRYYYRCISGTDTSDIYPFKTPVASGDQNGHVKFAVIGDSQTYVGRATATADSMLKTFINLYGVNWYDSVSLVMHTGDIMGDGSNIGTYLSEYFIPFSKISCSVPFMVSIGNHVGENASFYSFMKYDEFSDYPTTNLLCEKYYSFYVGNCQFIAMNTNGLYNNVVQTNWLHQKLLDSDLNNQCDFVFTFSHQPGESELWPDGNSSYVWNNVYGELKSFPKVTMHSTGHSHNYERAVIKSVHAQNWDFRTILSGGGGGDLDRWGMYANQTDYAETQRSLDHYNYILVDVDMSQKTCETTMYSLGNPDKPLNNVILDKWHRKLNQFAPAKPFALTPNSTSNDSPTLIASAFSGADSLMSSQFQLAGKYNSWTASVVDIIRDAEDIYGTTGAPDFNPINVNSGINLQQLAVSSGILIPDSSYKWRIRYRDHNVRWSDWSDSTVFTVLPTNINSIENITTFNVSPNPFNKKVEIGFTVENSEKVVINITDINGRKVKQLADNYLNIGLHNVYWDGTDSLNKKVASGMYFCNIKSSSLNKTIKLIFENK, from the coding sequence ATGAAAACCATACTAATATTTACATTATTATTAACAGTTATTTCAAATAATTTATTATCACAAATATTTCCTGCAAGCCTTGTTGGTCGCTGGACTTTTGAGAATATATCAAATCTAACACAAGCAACAATGGGCAATGATCTTGTATTAAATGGATCTCATACTTTAGTACCCGGAATTATTGCTGGCGATAATGCCGTTTCAATTGGAGCAGGAAGTTATTATACATGTAATCATGGTATAGCTGCAAATGGAGGAGGAACAACAGTTAATGAATACTCCATTATGTACGATTTTATGATTACAGACCCTATGATATGGCATTGCTTTTATCAGACTAATATGACAAACTCTAATGATGGAGAAGTTTTTATTAATACTTCAGGAAATATTGGTATTTCTTCAACTGGTTATACTGGTTATTCTGTTCAGTCAAATACATGGCATAGATTGGTCATTGTTGTTGATTTGGGAGCAAGCTTCAAATATTACATGGATGGTCATTTAATACTTAATGCAACAAGTCAGGCCGTTAATGGAAGATTCTCTTTAGATATTCCTTCAGTTTTATTTTTTGCTGACGATAATGGTGAGGATAATACAATAAATGTGTCGCAGATAGCACTTTTTAATGCACCGTTAAACGATAATGAAGTTTCTCAACTTGGTGGATTGATTAATTCTAACATTATGCCTTATTTGCAGAGTCCTACTCCAAATTCAATGTATATAAGCTGGAATTCGTACGATATATCTTCAACAAAAGTAGAATACGGAACTACTCCGGCACTTGGAAATATAACAACAGGAAGTTATGAATCTATTTCAACTAACAGATGGCATACAGTTAAGTTAAACGGATTATTACCCGCAACAAGGTATTATTACAGATGTATAAGTGGTACCGATACATCAGATATTTATCCTTTTAAAACTCCTGTTGCTTCCGGAGACCAGAATGGACATGTGAAATTTGCAGTAATTGGTGATTCTCAGACATATGTTGGAAGAGCAACAGCAACAGCTGATTCCATGTTAAAAACATTTATTAATTTGTACGGTGTTAACTGGTATGATTCTGTTAGTTTAGTAATGCATACAGGAGATATTATGGGTGATGGATCAAATATTGGAACATATTTGAGTGAATATTTTATACCCTTTTCAAAAATATCATGTTCTGTTCCATTTATGGTAAGTATTGGAAATCATGTTGGAGAAAATGCCTCGTTTTATTCTTTTATGAAATATGATGAATTTTCTGATTATCCTACTACAAATTTATTATGTGAAAAATATTATTCGTTTTATGTTGGTAATTGTCAGTTCATTGCAATGAATACTAATGGTTTGTATAACAACGTAGTGCAAACAAACTGGTTACATCAGAAATTACTTGATTCAGATTTAAACAATCAATGTGATTTTGTTTTTACTTTCTCACATCAGCCTGGAGAAAGCGAACTGTGGCCTGATGGAAATAGTTCATATGTTTGGAACAACGTGTATGGTGAATTAAAATCTTTTCCCAAAGTTACAATGCATTCTACAGGACATTCTCATAATTATGAAAGAGCTGTTATTAAATCTGTGCATGCTCAGAACTGGGATTTCAGAACAATACTAAGTGGAGGAGGAGGTGGCGACCTTGATCGATGGGGAATGTATGCAAATCAGACTGATTATGCCGAAACTCAACGCTCATTAGATCACTACAATTATATACTCGTTGATGTTGATATGAGTCAAAAAACTTGTGAAACAACAATGTACAGTTTAGGAAATCCGGATAAACCACTAAATAATGTTATACTGGATAAATGGCACCGCAAACTTAATCAATTTGCTCCTGCAAAGCCATTTGCGTTAACTCCAAACAGTACTTCAAATGATTCGCCTACACTTATTGCTTCTGCTTTTTCTGGCGCTGATTCTTTAATGTCATCGCAATTTCAGTTAGCAGGAAAATATAATTCGTGGACTGCCTCTGTTGTTGATATTATTAGAGATGCTGAAGATATTTATGGTACTACCGGAGCTCCGGATTTTAATCCTATAAATGTAAATTCAGGAATTAATCTTCAACAATTAGCAGTTTCGTCAGGTATCCTTATTCCCGATTCATCATATAAATGGAGAATCAGATATCGTGATCATAATGTAAGATGGAGCGATTGGTCAGATTCTACAGTATTTACAGTATTGCCGACAAATATTAACTCAATTGAAAATATTACTACATTTAATGTTTCACCAAATCCGTTTAATAAAAAAGTTGAGATTGGTTTTACTGTTGAAAATTCTGAAAAGGTTGTTATTAATATTACTGATATTAATGGAAGGAAAGTTAAACA
- a CDS encoding caspase family protein, which translates to MKKIMLVFFILAMCYTASFSQVLLKNKENAHAGEILSVAINSDASFIVSSGMDKRAQIWDAKTGDKLKVFAHSAPVTATAFSSNGKLFSTGSSDGKLIIFDAVEWKIKKIQKEHTLDITSISFNPINDYIVTGSKDNTAKIWDGVSSGSLFTLREHTKAVTAVAYSSDGKNIVTGSSDYTIKIWDAVTGQIKSTINADSKEVTAIAWSSDGKYILSGGSTGAVIIWDASSGNKFWETDFKSKVNTVAFSPDVQYIAIAGADKKISIWNIESKQIVKEFDAHESDINSIAFSDKGNILLSVSNDASLKIWDDSNLKIGKKKFVKDAGEPKLTVSNVTLNEDNHNGIIENPENPTIKFILKNSGKGQAYNLTAKISIDNTVIGLHFEKEISIGNLESDKYMTVVIPISTDSLLETASGTFNVEIQEANGFNVAPVKINFQSRGGISYCYVMITSQAYSSVTGKAEIGAPITLKLKVKNTSSGIAKNTKIGYIFPPNVMAVNKLSELIPTLEPGEEKEVSVEFYTTKEFNKPKINIGLNLEGAYTNANDLILEVKMNENLPTTDMTFAEANTQTETPEVLYRGGGDPLAGMNVPKAKDMVIGKYYALIIGINKYKGNWTPLQNAVNDAKEIEVLLKQKYKFDNFQTLYDEQATRVGIINKLEWLTENVKEQDNVLIYYSGHGEFKKELNKGFWVPIDATTNSSANYISNADLQTYLGGIKSKHTLLVADACFSGDIFRGKTVTVPFEESEKYYKEVHSLSSRQAMTSGGIEPVMDGGKDGHSVFAYYLLKTLKENDSKFFDVGQIYNKIKIPVINNSEQSPKLAPVKNTGDEGGQFLFIMK; encoded by the coding sequence TTTAGCAATGTGTTATACAGCATCTTTTTCTCAGGTTTTGCTAAAAAATAAAGAAAATGCGCATGCCGGTGAGATTCTTTCAGTCGCAATTAATAGTGATGCAAGTTTTATTGTTAGCAGTGGAATGGATAAACGTGCACAGATTTGGGATGCAAAAACAGGAGATAAATTAAAAGTTTTTGCTCACTCTGCTCCGGTTACTGCTACAGCATTTAGTTCTAATGGAAAATTGTTTTCTACCGGTTCTTCTGATGGTAAATTAATAATTTTTGATGCCGTCGAATGGAAAATTAAGAAAATTCAGAAAGAACATACTCTTGATATAACTTCTATATCATTTAATCCAATTAATGATTATATTGTTACGGGATCTAAGGATAATACAGCAAAAATATGGGATGGTGTTTCAAGTGGCTCATTATTTACATTAAGAGAGCACACAAAAGCTGTAACCGCAGTTGCGTATAGTTCTGATGGAAAGAATATTGTTACAGGATCATCTGATTATACAATAAAGATATGGGATGCAGTAACCGGGCAGATAAAATCTACTATCAATGCCGATTCTAAAGAGGTTACTGCTATTGCTTGGAGTTCTGATGGTAAATATATTTTAAGTGGTGGTTCAACTGGTGCAGTTATTATATGGGATGCATCTTCAGGAAATAAATTCTGGGAAACTGATTTTAAGTCAAAGGTTAATACTGTAGCTTTTAGTCCGGATGTACAATACATCGCTATTGCAGGTGCTGATAAGAAAATTTCAATCTGGAATATTGAATCTAAACAAATTGTAAAAGAATTTGATGCACATGAAAGTGACATAAATTCAATTGCTTTTTCTGATAAAGGAAATATTTTGCTATCTGTTAGCAATGATGCCAGTTTGAAAATATGGGATGACAGTAATCTTAAAATTGGAAAGAAAAAATTCGTAAAAGACGCAGGTGAACCTAAATTAACAGTATCTAATGTTACATTAAATGAGGATAATCATAATGGTATTATCGAGAATCCTGAGAATCCAACTATAAAATTTATTCTAAAAAATTCTGGAAAAGGACAGGCATATAATTTAACTGCAAAAATTTCGATAGATAATACTGTAATAGGATTGCATTTTGAAAAAGAAATATCCATAGGTAATCTTGAATCTGATAAATATATGACCGTTGTTATACCAATATCTACAGATTCATTATTAGAAACTGCATCAGGGACTTTTAATGTAGAAATTCAGGAAGCAAACGGGTTTAATGTAGCACCGGTAAAAATTAATTTTCAGTCTCGTGGTGGTATAAGTTATTGTTATGTTATGATTACAAGTCAGGCGTACAGTTCTGTAACCGGAAAAGCTGAGATTGGAGCACCTATTACTCTAAAATTAAAGGTTAAAAATACATCAAGTGGGATTGCAAAAAACACTAAAATCGGCTATATATTTCCACCTAATGTTATGGCTGTAAATAAACTCTCGGAATTAATTCCGACTTTAGAACCTGGTGAAGAAAAAGAGGTTAGTGTTGAATTTTATACAACTAAAGAATTTAATAAACCAAAAATTAATATAGGTTTAAATTTGGAAGGTGCATATACAAATGCAAACGACCTAATATTAGAAGTTAAAATGAATGAAAATTTGCCAACTACTGATATGACCTTTGCAGAAGCTAATACTCAAACCGAGACACCTGAAGTGTTATATAGAGGTGGTGGAGATCCATTAGCAGGAATGAATGTTCCTAAAGCAAAAGATATGGTTATAGGAAAATATTATGCTCTAATAATAGGAATTAATAAATATAAAGGAAACTGGACTCCACTACAGAATGCTGTAAATGATGCAAAAGAAATTGAAGTACTGCTAAAACAAAAATATAAATTTGATAATTTTCAGACTCTTTATGATGAACAAGCTACAAGAGTTGGAATAATTAATAAACTTGAATGGTTAACAGAGAATGTGAAAGAACAGGATAATGTTTTAATTTATTATTCCGGTCACGGCGAATTTAAAAAGGAACTTAATAAAGGTTTCTGGGTGCCTATTGATGCTACTACTAATTCTTCGGCAAACTATATTTCAAATGCCGATTTACAAACTTATCTGGGTGGTATTAAGTCTAAACATACATTATTAGTTGCTGATGCATGTTTTAGTGGAGATATTTTCAGAGGCAAAACTGTTACTGTCCCTTTCGAAGAATCTGAAAAATATTATAAAGAAGTTCATAGTTTATCATCACGTCAGGCAATGACCTCTGGTGGTATAGAACCTGTTATGGATGGTGGTAAAGATGGGCATTCTGTTTTTGCATATTACTTGCTTAAAACATTAAAGGAAAATGATAGTAAGTTTTTTGACGTAGGGCAGATATATAACAAAATAAAAATACCAGTAATTAATAACTCTGAGCAAAGTCCAAAATTAGCTCCTGTAAAGAATACAGGTGATGAGGGTGGACAATTTCTTTTTATCATGAAATAA